The DNA sequence GGGAGAGGGAAGGGGGAAAGGGAAAGGGAAAAGGGAGAGAATTAATCTTTTCCCTCTTTCCTCCCCCTAGTCCCGACGCCCGACGCCCTAGCCCCTTTTTTTTGACTTTTGACTTTTGACTTTTGACTTCCCCCACTCCCATAAACCCTAACAATTTCTAAAATTAAAGGGTGCATGGGCTAATATATTGCCAACCTCAAGACATGATAAATAGAATAGGGTGCTTTCCAAGTCAAGTACCCTTACCCTATAGGAGAAGGGCTTGTAACCCAAGTAAAATGTAGTTGCATGGAGTGACAACAACCGTGAATGGTATTTTTAGCAAGCTAAGAGATATGGTTGGGCTCAATGAGCCAGTAGAGTACGAGTACGACGACTACGATGATGTAGACGATCGGAATAACTACCAAAACCAAAACCTCTATCCAGAAGAAAACCAGCAAGCAGCAACGGAAGAAGAGCGCCGTCAGCGCCGCCGGATGCGCGATCGCATTGGTGTAGCACCAGAAACGGCAATGCCATCGCCCATGAATAACGTGATCGGAATGCCAGGAGTAAACAACAGTTTTTCAGAAGTTGTGGTAATGGAACCCCGCAGCTTTGAAGAAATGCCCCAAGCAATTCAAGCTTTGCGGGAACGGAAATCGGTGGTCTTAAACCTGACTATGATGGACCCAGACCAAGCGCAACGTGCTGTAGACTTTATCGCAGGCGGCACTTATGCGATCGACGGGCATCAAGAGCGGATTGGCGAAAGCATCTTCCTGTTTACGCCTAACTGCGTACAGGTAAGCACTCAATCTGGTGTCGTTCACGAAGTACCGCAAACGCAAGTACGCATCCCCCGTCAAACCGCGCCTTCACCCGCTTGGGTAGAGGATCGGCGGATTGTGCAGTCTAGTTAGCGATCGCGAGTCATTAGTTAGCGGTCAGCAGTCAGTAGTTAATTGAACGAAGCGCTAACTAATGACTGTTAACTTTTGACTTTTGAATGATTGACTTTTGACTTTTGACAAATGAGTATCAGGTTTGGCATCATTGGCGGCGGGGTAATGGGAGAAGCTCTCTTATCCCGCTTAATTAATCGACAAATTTATCTACCGTCAGAAGTTTTGGTGAGCGAGCCGCAGACCCAACGGCGCAGCTTTTTGGTGCAGGAATACGGCGTTGAAGTTACTACTGATAATCGGGAAGTAGCCAGGGTAGCTGAAGTGCTATTTTTGGCAATTAAGCCCCAGGTGTTTGAGGCGGTAGCAGCAGAGTTGGTGGAAAATGTAGTTAGTCCCGAAGAGCAACTGGTGATTTCGATTATGGCTGGGGTGACCTTGAATAAGCTGGAATGGGCTTTTCCAGGACAGGCGGTCATTCGGGCGATGCCAAATACACCAGCAACGGTGGGCGCTGGGATAACTGCGATCGCCGCCGGCAATCACGTCCAGATCGGTCACTTGGAACAGGCACAGCGCATCTTTAAAGCTGTGGGAGAAGTGGTGGAAGTGCCGGAAACGATGCTGGATGCGGTGACGGGACTTTCCGGATCGGGGCCGGGTTACGTGGCCCTCGTCGTAGAAGCGCTTACGGATGGCGGCGTAGCAGCCGGTTTGCCAAGGGCGATCGCCTCTCAGTTAGCACTCCAAACTGTACTCGGTACCGCTCAATTACTCAAAGACACGGGAATGCACCCAGCGGAACTCAAAGACCGAGTTACCAGTCCTGGCGGTACAACTATTGCTGGTATTGGTGAGTTAGAACGTGCTGGTTTCCGTTCGGCTTTGATCGAGGCGGTCAAAAAGGCTTATCGGCGCTCTAAGGAGTTAGGTAGTTGATCGGGATTTTTTTTTAACGCAAAGGACGCAGAGGTACACGCAGAGGAACGCAGAGAAAAAATGAATATCTAACCAACTCTGCGTCCCTTTGCGAAAACCTTTGCGTTCCTTTGCGTTAAAATTTAATTATTAAATATTATTTAAAATTCATCAAAAAGCTGTGCCTAATTCTTCAAGACGAGGATTTGATTGCTATACTATAATTCCCCATACAACCGAGCCCAAGATATTGATGTATAGGGTTGACAATGGCTGGTCTTTGCCTCATTTTGTACCTGCCAAAAATCATTTCGCTCATGTAGGTCAGATCGATCGAGCTATGCAGGAGCAGTTGGGTATCGATGTGACGACTCTCTGCTGTGTTTATAATGACTTGGATATTGAGAGCGATCGTGTCAATCGAGTTTTTGCTCTGGAAAATCACAGTCCTAGTTGGCAATTACCTGCTGGATATGTTTGGATTGGCGAACAGGAATTGGATCGGCTGGAGCTAGCTGTACCGGAGCATTTGGCTGTTCTTGAAGCTTGGTTTGATGAGTTTAAAGACCCTACAATCAGCAGTCAGCGAGTGCCTTGGGCCAGATTGGGTTGGTTTGAAAAGGCGTCTGCTTGGATTGAAGCGCAACTTAATCATCTTGGTATAAGTGCTATTTCTCCCATTGAACAATTCAGATCTTGGGGTATTTCCTGTATCATGCGGGTGAATACAACAGCGGGAAATATTTATTTCAAAGCTTTGCCAAATGTATTAGCTAATGATGCCCTATTTACGCAAAGCTTAGCTGCATCTTATCCAGATAATTTACCGAAAATTTTGGCGGTAGAACCGGAACAGCACTGGATTTTGATGCGGGATTTCGGCGGTACAATTCTTTCTGAAAATAGCGATATCGCTCGTTGGGAAGCAGCGCTTCGTTTATATGCAAAAATTCAGATAAATGAAGCTAGTCGCGTTGATAAGTTGCTGGCTTTGGGTTGGCCCGATCGCCGGATTTACAAGCTGCCTTTTCATATTGAGGCGCTGTTATCTGATACTGAGGCGTTGCTAGCAGGAGATTTTATCATTATTGAGTCAGATGATATAGAATATCTGCGTGGATTGATTCCGCAATTCAAGGCGATGTGTGAGGTTTTGGCAAGTTACAATATTCCGCAGACGATCGTACACGGTGATTTTTGGGCAAAAAATGTGGTTGTGACAGATAATAACTATATTTATTTTGATTGGCCAACAGGTGCGATCGCACATCCTTTCTTCGATATCGTTAACTTTTTGTATATCGAAAAGTACGTGCCGGATATTCCCAATGTGCGTACTCATCTCCGTAATATCTATTTGGAACAATGGACAATTTACGAACCGATGGAACGGTTAATAGAAGCATTTGAATTGTCGATAACATTGGGAATGTTTTACCAGGCAATCACATACTACTGGATAGTTTCCAACTTAGAGCCTCTGGCTAAGTGGGAGATGGAAGTTGCAGTACCTTTGTGTTTGGAAAAGCTTTTAGATTACAGGACAAAAATGTTACAAACCTAAAATTAGAATCTGTGAAATGAATTATGTTAAACTTTAGTTATAGCACCGCATACAGGCATCGCTAAAACTATACTCACAAGCTGATTTCAGTTTGTGATTTAGAATTACGAGCGGGCGGTAATACTTGATAAAAGCTGGTACTCTATCTCTTTGGGTTGTCATAGGAAAGCGAAATCGTGCAAACTTTTTCTAAATTTGATATTGCAAGTAAAATTAACCGCCAACCATACTACATAACGAAATTAGGTTTAGCCTACTTAGGTAATAGCTTGGAAATCATCGCAGAATTGCCAGATGAGAGCGTCGATCTAATTTGCACGTCCCCACCTTTCGCCTTAGTAAGGAAGAAAGAATATGGCAACGTAGATGCTCATAAATACGTCGAATGGTTCAAGGCATTTGCTCGTGAATTTTACCGAATTATTAAGCCCCAAGGCTCTCTAGTGATAGATATTGGCGGAACTTGGCTGAAAGGTTTTCCTGTGCGATCGCTCTATCATTTCGAGTTAGTCATAGAGCTTTGCAAACCAAAATCAGAAGGTGGTTTAGGTTTTTTTCTCGCACAAGAGCTTTTTTGGTACAATCCCGCCAAACTTCCCACACCCGCAGAATGGGTAACGGTAAGGAGAGAAAGAGTTAAAGATGCGGTAAATACGGTTTGGTGGTTATCAAAAGATGCCCACCCTAAAGCAAATAATAAAAGAGTTTTACGTCCTTACAGTGAGGCGATGAAAACCCTCTTAAGAAATGGCTATGATGCGAAACTTCGCCCATCCGGACATGATATTTCTACTAAATTTCAGAACGATCGCGGTGGTGCTATTCCTCCCAACATAATAGCCGATCCTGCTTGTGGAGCGAGCGCATCGATCGGAAAACCAGTATTAGGAGAATTTAATTGGATTTTAGAGAATGATATAGCACAGCCTGTCAATGTTATTTCAGCTTCTAACACCGCATCTAATGATTACTATCAGCGACGTTGCAAAGAAGAAGGAATTAAAGCTCATCCGGCTCGATTTCCGCAAGCATTACCTGAATTTGCGATCGCACTTTGTACTGAACCAGGTGATTTAGTTCTCGATCCCTTTGCGGGTTCAAACATGACAGGAAGAGTTGCAGAAACGCTCGATCGCCATTGGTTAGCCTTTGAATTAGATGAAAATTATCTTAAAGCATCACAATTTCGATTTGAAGAAGATGCGCCATTAGTGGTTACTCCCTTAAAAGACAGAAAAGCTCTCAAAGGCAAAGCACTAGAGTTAGCGCCTGATTACATTAAAACTTCATCCGAATTAGAGGATCGGGCAATGCCAAAACAATTAGAGTTATTTCCAATTACGAGCAACGATATGCCAGAACAAAAACTAAAATTTACTTATGGACATCAGTTTGAACCCAAAACGATGAATCTACCTGAACTGATTCAATTGTGTATAGATTGCCAACCCGATCGCCGTATTCTACAGGATGAAATTGCCAAGCGTTATTATTCCAGCCATTCAAACCAAAATGATTTACAGAAAGGGGAAAATCGTAGTAAACTTGCTATGAATACATTTCTCTCCCTTCGTGCTTACAAGCTGGTTGAGTTGATTAATGATGATGATTGGCAATACATAGTAACAGATATTGCTAATGAAATATTAGAAAATCAGAGCGATGCTGATGAAGCAGCTACGATTTTTGCCCGTCACATCCTGACTAACTTAACTGGAATGTCTTTGCTGAAAGCAGTGGAAGCAATTAACAGTAGAGGCGATAAACCTAAATTGGATCTAATAGGTTACGAACTGCAAGAAATGGGGTATTCTCTCTCTCCCAACGCCATTTATGTCAGCACGATGCGTCAATGGTTACAAGAAGCTGGGGTATTTGAGAAAACATACGAAATTAACTGGGATCGAGTCTATGATATCTTAGAACTTGATAAAGACTATATTGATGAGATTTACACTCTCACTCCAGAGCAAAAGTATTTTCTATTAGCAATGCTCCAGATGAGTATTATAGAGTTAACTAAATGGAACGATATTGCTAACTATGCGGTAAGTGTTTATAAAGTACGGTTTCCTTCAAAGTCATTTGTTAAGGATATTATTCAACCCTTAGTAGAAACAGGTTTAATTGAAACTGAGAAAACTACGGGTGGACGAGGCGCTAAACCTAATCTGGTTAAGTTGACTGAAAAAGCACAGCAAGAATTACTGTCTAAACTGTTAGAATCTATTGCAGATATGACAGAAATATCCCAAACAGAGCTAAATCGAAGTTTTGAGGATGTTGTTAATGATTTAGATCATGCAGATAAACATATTAAAGGCAAAGCTCTAGAGTTACTAGCAATTTGGATGATTCGTTTGACAAGCCTTCGATTCACAAAATGGCGGAAACGGGACTATGAAACTGGACAAGGGGAAGTAGATGTTTTAGCTGCATCCGATCGCTTTGTCTATCACCGTTGGCAAATTCAGTGTAAAAACACCAAACGAGTAGATGTTGAAGTGTTAGCTAAAGAAGTAGGAATGACTTTTGTAACTGGGGCTGATGTAGTGATGATTGTAACTACTGGTGAGTTTACTAGAGATGCTTTTCAGTATGCTTATCGCATGATGGAAGTATCACGTTACTATATGGTGCTGATTCAAAAAGAAGATATTGAAGCTATTAAAGAAGATCGAACTAATATTATCAAGATTCTCGATTGCCGCGCAAGGCGTGTATTTGCTAAGAAGGAACTAGGATTAACTGATAATGCAGTTGATGAGATTGAAATTGAAGAGGATTCACTTACAGATTTTGATGGAGCATTTGAAGAGGAATAGAGTAAACTCTGGGAGAAGGTGAAGGAATGGTAATATATGAAAATTGAGACATTAAAAAAGCGATTAGAACGAAATCGTCCCATGACTAGCGTAACGATTCGCATTCCTGAAGATGTGGTGGAAGACCTCAAACGGCTGGCACCATTGTTGGGATTTTCAGGGTATGAGCCGTTGATTCGCGCTTATATCGGTCAGGGATTGCGTACCGATTTGGAGCGATTTGAGAACGAAACAATGACAGCATTGATCGCAAGTTTAAAGCGTCGGGGTGTAAGTGATGAAATAATTAATGAAGCGTTGAGTGAAATTGTTAGTAGTTAATTCTTGCGAATCAATAAACCTAAATTAACTCTTTTAGGAGAAACAAAATGCAAGTAACCAAAGAAAAGATCAACCAAGAAATAGCTCGATTTAACGATGAGCAACTCAAGCAAGTTGCAGAATTTATCCATTTTATCAAATTTCGCCGTCGATGCCATCAAAAAGTAGTTGATTTACCTCAATTTGCCAGTCTCTATCAAGAATTTGCCCAAGAAGACAGAGAACTTGCAGAAGATGGAATGGCAGATTACATTGAGCAACTACGTCAAGAGGATCGAGCATGATTATTACAGCACTTTTCGGGTGAGTGAGGTATACAGATCCCCGACTTCTTCAAGAAGTCGGGGATCTCGACCCATAGCCTGTATACAGATCCCTGACTTCTTCAAGAAGTCGGGGATCTCGACCCATAGCCTGTATTTCATCCAACTGCAAGCCGCTGTAAGCATGGAGAAATTGTCATCGCAATTCCTATCAACCTATTAAAGGAGGAGCGGACGAGGAAATTGCCAGCGAAAAGAATGTCAAGTCGTTTGTTCGGTTTCTGTCTGTAATTTTTGTCCGATTTTAGGTTCGGTTCCTGCTAGCAAACGCTGGATATTGCTGCGATGTCTCCAAATAACGTATATCCCGGCAGCGATCGCAAATATTTGATATGGTAAAGGTTGACCGAAGCCAAACATTAACGCCGAAACTGCGATCGCACCTACAATAGAACTGAAAGAAACGATGCGGGTGATGGCCAACATGACCGCAAAAACGCCAAAGGTTGCCAAACCAACTTGCCAAGACATCGCCAGCAAAATGCCCAAACTGGTAGCAACCGACTTTCCGCCTTTAAAATTCAACCAAATTGGCCAACTATGACCGATAATCGCTGCTAATCCGGCTAAAGTAACCAGCGTTGCTAGAGATAATCCGACTGTGCTAGAAAAAGAGTATGCTAAATGAGCCAGCGCGATCGCCAAAGCACCTTTAGCCGCATCGACTAGCAAAACGACGATCGCAGGCCCTTTTCCCAGAGTTCGCAACACATTTGTTGCGCCAATGGAACCAGAACCTTGCTCTCGAATATCGATACCTTTAAGTATACGAGCGGCTAAATATCCTGTGGGAAACGACCCTAACAAATAAGATACCAACACCAACCCAATATTGACAGTTACCCCAAACATAATCAACCCATCCTTTAGTGCCAATCTCAAATTGAAAATAGCAGATTGCAGATGGAATCCCTCTATTTTAAATCTCGATCTGCAATCTGAAATTATCTAGCTTCTATCCAAAAACATCTGCGTTCCGAAGCGTTCATCTGCGGTAAAATCATCCAACATCTTAAAATCGATCGCGCTCCAACGAATAGGTAGGCGATTGCGGGTCAGGTGCAAAAGCTAACCACAAGGGAAATTGCAGCACAGACAAACTAATTTGGTCTTCCGTTTCGTCAATAACAATCAACGGCATTTGCCCTTCTTTCACCAACCGTTCGGCTTTCATTGCCAAGGCTTCTGGCGTTTCAAACAAAGTAATTCCCCGTTCCGGGCCAAAATCGCCGCGAGAAATACCCAGACAATCTTGCAAACCGCGCCGCCATTCTCCCAGACGTTCGGGGGTATTTGCCAAGATCAAAGTGCGGAGACGATCGTGATACTGCGATCGCAAAACTGAGATAATCGAAGAAGCGACGAGGATATTTTGCAGGCGAGAACCCATACTCCGCAACGCCCCCTTGCCACCCTGAGTAAAAAACCAATACGAGGCGCGTTCCGCATGAATTGGTTCAAAGGTGCGACGCAGTTGCCAAGGCGGGCCATAATAATCCGGTCGCGTGCGATATTGGTCTAAAAGCTTGCGAATTTGCTTAACTTGTTCCTGAAAACCCTGTTCGGCAAATGTTGGTACCCCAGCAGATTCTTTCACAGGTTTAGCATCTCTAACAACCACTTTTTCTTCCGGTTCTGGTGCTTTGGGAATCAATTCCAGTTCCTCAGCTGCGGATGCCAGATCCTGTAAACTACCGACTAGATAATCTTTGAAACCTTGTACCCGAATTGCCAAATCTTGAGAAACCCCAGCAAAAGTGGTTTTCATTTCAGCGCGAATGCGGTCTTGGCGGCGTTCCAATTGTTCTACAGCAATTTGCAGCGTTTGTTTGCGCTGTTCTAATTCGCTCAAGCTTTCTTGAATCAAGCGACCGCAAGTTGTTTGCATTTCGGCTACCTGCTGGGAGAGCATTTTTCTGGTGCTTTGCAGGGAAGATATTTCCTGTTTGAGAGCTTGTTCCTCTTGTTTTAACTCAGCTACCCGTTCTGCTAACTCAGCGATGCGATCGCTCCCACTCTCCACTATATCATTTTCCTGGGCGAAATCCCTTTGACTAATATTATCATTTCCGGCAATATATTCTGTATTAGCAGACAATGCTAAGCCCACTACCAACTCATCTTTTGTAGGAATATCTTCAGTGTTGGGCGGCGCTAAATCTCCTTCTATAAATTGATAGTTTTCATCATCATTTGTAGGCGCTACTTCGCCGACGACAAAATCATTTTCCGGAGTTTGTTCGACCAACTCAACTATGGTACTTTGCTCTGGTGAATTTGACCATGCCTCAATAGCTGGTTCTCGTTCCGGCGGTTGCTCTTGTTTTTGGGTTTGGGGTTCGTCTGAATTCATTTAACAACTAACAGCTAATTTACAGATAGGGGTAGGGTAGGCAATGCCCACCGCTCAATTCCAACGGTGGGCATTGCCCACCCTACTTTACTAAATCTTTGGACAGCGTTGTTCTAAACAAGTTTGTAACATCTTGGGATCGAACAGAATCGGCAAAAAGTGAATGCTCTTAACTTCTTTAAAGTAGAACAAGATAGGCACTCCGGGCCAAAAAATGCGCCAATTTTGCCATTCCCGATAAGGGAAACTGCGAATTATCTTACCAGAGCGGTATATATCTAAAGCGGTTTCCGTAAATTTGAGGCGGATGGTGACAGTCTGGAACAAGAGGAACAATCCGAACAGGGAGATGATGGCGCTAAGCCAGGGTTGTAGCAGCAATAGCGGTATGGCGATCGATACTAAAACTATGGGTATGGTGTAACTGGGGGAGAGTTCAACCGTTTGTTGGGATTCGATCGAAGCAGCCGTGGTCACAGTCTTTAATTCCTCTTTCACGTCACAAAAGACTTCTCTCTTATTCTATAAGCTCACGTTTCACAAACCTTGTAGCACCACGCTGCCCGTTCCCCGGAACATCACCCAAGTCAAGAAGAAATTGGCGACAAAGATAGCCAGCAGAGACGTGACTACAGCAGTTGTCGTTGATTGTCCCACACCTTTGGCTCCCCCTGTTGTGGTTAAGCCCCAGCTACAGCCAATCACAGCAATCAACGCGCCGAAGCAAAAAGCTTTGATCGCGGCGCTACAAATATCCCAGACATGGAGAAAGTTACGGGCGGAATCTAGAAAGACTGTCTGGGAGATATTGTACAGATTGGTGGCAATCAGCAATCCTCCCAACATCCCCGTCACCAAGCACATCAGGGTCAAAATTGGCAGCATCAAGCAGCAGGCGATCGCGCGGGGTGTTACTAAGTAGTCTATAGGATCGGTTTTGAGCATCAAGAGGGCGTCGATTTGTTCCGTTACCCGCATCGTGCCGATTTCTGCTGCAAACGCCGACCCCACTCGTCCTGCCAGCACTACGGCGGTGAGGACTGGGGCAAGTTCGCGGCACAACGCCAGTGCCAGAACTCCTCCCACGGCAGTACTGGCACCCAGGTTGATAAATTCTCGCGCTACCTGCACTGTAAATACCATACCCACAAAAGCTGCTGTCACCAAGGCAATCAGAAGCGAATCTGGGCCAACCGCTGCCATTTGATCGATGGTGTTGCGGCGGTGGATTTTGCCGTTGAGGATGTGGATGAGTACCTGTCCTCCCAACAAAATTGCGGCCAGCAAGCGCTGTCCCCATAACCCCAAGCTGAAATTAGATTTTCTCCCCTTCACCGCGCAAATTTTGCCACTGCATTAAGAACTGTGTCCGATCTGAACGATCCCCATGAACAAATCCTTTATATTTTTAATGAAAACTTAAGATTTTTGACTTTTTGGTTCGATGGTCAATGTAACGCCTATTGTGGTAAAAGGCAAGTGCCCTTTGCTGGCATGGCCCCTGTCAGTTCGATCGGAGTAGTAAAATCTGCATGAATATTATGCCCAACTTCTTCCGCTCTCTGCTGCTGACGAGTTTTCTGAGCTTTGTCGCCCCTATCCTGCTAGTAGGGGGAACGTTAGCAGGTTTGTCTTTGATTGGCTATATTCCGGTTTTGGGAATTATCGGTCAGTCTGGCGCTGAATCAATCTGGAAGTTTCTGGTCGTTTTCGGTAATGGCTGTCCCATTGAGGGATTATTGACAATTGGTTTAACTTGTGCTTTCGTAGGAGCTATGTTTGACACCTATGCTTTTTATAGGTATCAAACTTTACGCGGGAATTAAGCGATCGGGGATACTCAAAGTCTGTTTATTCCGCATCTTGAGGAGTGCTGGAGAGTGCGATCGCTCAGTACACTTCGTCATGAGTACCAATATCAATCAATACAATTATATGCTCGCCAGAATCAGCATTTTCCTTGAGAGTGTAAATGATTCGGCAATCGTACTCAACCCAATAAGCCCATAACCCTTCCAGCGGACCCCTCAATTTATGCGATTTCAAAGATTGTGAAAAAGGAGCGGCTGCCAGCAATTCCAGCACCGCAAAAATTTTTACCTCTAGTTGGGGATTTTTGCCGACAACGCGCTTAAAAGCCCGCTTAAAGCTACCATCCCAAACAAGAATTCTCATTATCCACAAGTAAATCAGCGCGTAGGTCAGCTATTGTACCACGCTTGGCTTGTCCCGCTGCGAGTGCTGCCAGAGTCTCAGCAGCATTACTGGCGATTTCCTGGCGTCTTTGTTCAATCCGTTTTTTGCGAATCAGTTCAAACAACAAATCTAGATCCTCTGGAGAAAGAGCGTCAACGTATTCAATCACTGTTTGAAAAGATACAGGGTTACTCATCGACAGTTTTTCGAGGCTTCGGTAGACTTCACACCTTTTTATCGTACATGGGTTCTCATGTACCAAATCTGCTTTAACAGAATCTAAATTATTTGCGGTATCGTTTTTAGCAAAAGAGATGGCGTGGGAGAAAGACGATAGTCAGATTTGCCTACTGTCACCAATAGCCGTAAAGAAGTACTTGCAAAAGATCGCTCGCTGGGGAGCATATCGCTTAAGGCAAATATGGCTTTTTTCTTTGTGTAAATCATGAAAGAAAATTTATAAAAAAAGAGAATTTGAATCAATTACAGATCTGTTCGCCGGACTGCTTCATTTTCCATATGCGACTGTGCTTTGTGCGACTGTGCTTTTTGGATTGGGTGTCTGGCTTGGGTGAGCGCGATCGCTTTATCCTCAACTATTGACTTTAGCATACCCAACCCTAAAATTGCGAGGGGTTGCAATAAGATTAAACATAATTTAGATTGGCAGCCCCATAGCTTTATCTATAAGATTGTCTTTGTGCTGCCTTTATCACCACTTCCATATCCAACTCTAACGCCGTCGCAATTTGTTCGATACTCAATCCCAACTGCAATAATCGAGGTACTGTTTCCAACTTGCCTTCCTGCTTACCTTCCTGCTTAGCTTCTTCAGCAACTTCTTGAAAGTACCGCGTCTTTTTCAAATCACTTAAACCGAACATCGCTTCTACCTCCCGACGACTCATGCTAGGAAATTTATAGTCTGTTGGTAACTATTAATTGGATTCTCCTTGTGCTGCCTTTCTCACAACTTCAATATCCAAATCTAATGCGATCGCAATTTGTTCGACACTCAATCCCAACTGCAATAATCGAGGTACTGTTTCCAACTTGCCTTCCAACTTGCCTTCCAACTTGCCTTCCAACTTGCCTTCTAGCCTGCCTTCCTGCTTACCTTCCTGCTTAGCTTCTTCAGCAACTTCTTGAAAGTACCGCGTCTTTTTCAAATCACTTAAACCGAACATCGCTTCTACCTCCCGACGACTCATGCTAGGAAATTTATACACCAAGACTGTTTCGATCAATTGTAGAACTTTTTGCCGGAAAGCTTCATCCTCCTGCTGTTGTGCATTCTGGATTAGCTGTCTGGCTTGGTCAATCGCTATTGTTTCATCCTCAACTATTAAGTTTAGCATCCCCAAACCGACTGACTGGTTTGCCGCTTGACCCAATTCTGACAAATAAATTCGCTGCACTTGTCCGGTAGCCAGAAAGTGCTGATACTCTAATGGTACTTCTGTATCGCTACTTTGGCGGTTGAATACCGCTACCGCACGCCAAGGTCTTTTCGGTTTGTATTGATACAGATAAACAGAAATTTCCGTAAAAAACCGATAGTAAAATTCTTCGTCTCGTTGAAACTGGACTTCTGCAAAGTAAATTGCTTGGTTGGGTTTCGATGGCAGAAATACGCCATCAATCCGTTTGATTATTTCTTTGATTTCCACTGACTTGAACTCGTAGCCCCTTGCTTCTGATGCAGGCTGACCGATTAGTTCAAAAAAGATACTGGGTAAACTCTGAAATATTTGATAGAAGATGCTGTCTGTTTTCATGTTTTTGGCTTAGATACTCAGCTTCAGACGGTATGGTGGCAAATTCTCACGTATTCTCGAAAAAGAGGAGATAAATTAAACGAAATTTTATCACCTTCTATTGTTTTGAGTAAATAGCGTTTGCTCAAAGATTGTAAACCGTTAATCAAGTTTATTGAGGACAAAGATAACACTTCTCTTAAAT is a window from the Aerosakkonema funiforme FACHB-1375 genome containing:
- a CDS encoding Rpn family recombination-promoting nuclease/putative transposase; this translates as MKTDSIFYQIFQSLPSIFFELIGQPASEARGYEFKSVEIKEIIKRIDGVFLPSKPNQAIYFAEVQFQRDEEFYYRFFTEISVYLYQYKPKRPWRAVAVFNRQSSDTEVPLEYQHFLATGQVQRIYLSELGQAANQSVGLGMLNLIVEDETIAIDQARQLIQNAQQQEDEAFRQKVLQLIETVLVYKFPSMSRREVEAMFGLSDLKKTRYFQEVAEEAKQEGKQEGRLEGKLEGKLEGKLEGKLETVPRLLQLGLSVEQIAIALDLDIEVVRKAAQGESN
- a CDS encoding MlaE family lipid ABC transporter permease subunit, which encodes MKGRKSNFSLGLWGQRLLAAILLGGQVLIHILNGKIHRRNTIDQMAAVGPDSLLIALVTAAFVGMVFTVQVAREFINLGASTAVGGVLALALCRELAPVLTAVVLAGRVGSAFAAEIGTMRVTEQIDALLMLKTDPIDYLVTPRAIACCLMLPILTLMCLVTGMLGGLLIATNLYNISQTVFLDSARNFLHVWDICSAAIKAFCFGALIAVIGCSWGLTTTGGAKGVGQSTTTAVVTSLLAIFVANFFLTWVMFRGTGSVVLQGL
- a CDS encoding Rpn family recombination-promoting nuclease/putative transposase, with amino-acid sequence MSRREVEAMFGLSDLKKTRYFQEVAEEAKQEGKQEGKLETVPRLLQLGLSIEQIATALELDMEVVIKAAQRQSYR
- a CDS encoding type II toxin-antitoxin system RelE/ParE family toxin; the encoded protein is MRILVWDGSFKRAFKRVVGKNPQLEVKIFAVLELLAAAPFSQSLKSHKLRGPLEGLWAYWVEYDCRIIYTLKENADSGEHIIVLIDIGTHDEVY
- a CDS encoding DUF3119 family protein, yielding MTTAASIESQQTVELSPSYTIPIVLVSIAIPLLLLQPWLSAIISLFGLFLLFQTVTIRLKFTETALDIYRSGKIIRSFPYREWQNWRIFWPGVPILFYFKEVKSIHFLPILFDPKMLQTCLEQRCPKI